The following are encoded in a window of Primulina eburnea isolate SZY01 chromosome 4, ASM2296580v1, whole genome shotgun sequence genomic DNA:
- the LOC140829248 gene encoding pyrophosphate-energized vacuolar membrane proton pump-like, translating into MESSSALLPDLGTEIVIPVCAVIGIVFSLVQWLLVSRVKLSSESVVSDSVKNGKNGHGDYLIEEEEGMNDHNIVAKCAEIQNAISEGATSFLLTEYQYVGVFMVAFAILIFLFLGSVEGFSTKYRHCTYDKEKLCKPALATAIFSTLSFLLGAVTSVISGFLGMKIATYANARTTLEARKGVGRGFIVAFRSGAVMGFLLAANGLLVLYITINLFKIYYGDDWEGLFEAITGYGLGGSSMALFGRVGGGIYTKAADVGADLVGKVERNIPEDDPRNPAVIADNVGDNVGDIAGMGSDLFGSYAESSCAALVVASISSFGITHDFTAMCYPLLISSMGILVCLITTLFATDFFEIKTVKEIEPSLKKQLIISTILMTVGIAIVTWTCVPSSFTIYNFGTQKVVKNWQLFLCVSVGLWAGLIIGFVTEYYTSNAYSPVQDVADSCRTGAATNVIIGLALGYKSVIIPIFAIAISIFVSFTFAAMYGIAVAALGMLSTIATGLAIDAYGPISDNAGGIAEMAGMSHRIRERTDALDAAGNTTAAIGKGFAIGSAALVSLALFGAFVSRANISTVDVLTPKVFIGLIVGAMLPYWFSAMTMKSVGSAALKMVEEVRRQFNTIPGLMEGHAKPDYATCVKISTDASIKEMIPPGALVMLTPLIVGVFFGVETLSGVLAGSLVSGVQIAISASNTGGAWDNAKKYIEAGASEHARTLGPKGSEPHKAAVIGDTIGDPLKDTSGPSLNILIKLMAVESLVFAPFFATHGGLLFKIL; encoded by the exons ATGGAGTCGTCTTCAGCTTTGCTCccggatctggggacagagattGTGATTCCGGTGTGCGCTGTCATAGGCATCGTTTTCTCGCTCGTGCAATGGCTACTGGTTTCGCGCGTGAAACTTTCGTCGGAAAGTGTCGTATCGGATTCTGTGAAGAACGGGAAGAATGGACACGGTGATTACTTGATAGAGGAAGAGGAAGGGATGAACGACCATAACATTGTCGCTAAGTGCGCTGAAATCCAGAACGCTATCTCCGAGG GTGCTACATCTTTCCTATTAACTGAATATCAGTATGTCGGTGTCTTCATGGTGGCTTTTGCAATTCTCATTTTCCTGTTCCTTGGATCGGTTGAGGGTTTCAGCACAAAGTACCGGCATTGCACCTATGACAAGGAGAAGTTGTGCAAGCCTGCTCTGGCAACTGCCATCTTCAGTACTTTATCCTTCTTGCTTGGTGCAGTTACCTCTGTCATTTCTGGTTTCCTTGGGATGAAAATTGCGACTTATGCAAACGCAAGGACAACATTGGAAGCTAGGAAAGGGGTCGGAAGAGGTTTTATTGTTGCATTTAGATCTGGTGCAGTTATGGGTTTTCTCCTTGCCGCAAATGGTCTATTGGTTCTGTATATTACCATCAATCTATTCAAGATCTACTACGGAGATGATTGGGAAGGCCTTTTTGAGGCAATTACTGGATATGGTCTTGGTGGATCGTCAATGGCTTTGTTTGGACGAGTTGGAGGCGGTATTTACACTAAGGCTGCTGATGTTGGTGCTGACCTTGTcggaaaagttgagagaaacaTACCTGAAGATGACCCCAGAAATCCTGCT GTGATTGCTGACAATGTTGGTGACAACGTCGGAGATATTGCTGGAATGGGGTCTGATCTTTTTGGTTCATATGCCGAATCTTCATGTGCTGCCCTTGTCGTGGCTTCCATATCCTCTTTTGGAATAACTCATGACTTCACTGCTATGTGCTACCCTCTGCTCATTAGTTCCATGGGAATACTTGTTTGTTTGATAACGACCTTATTTGCTACCGACTTTTTTGAAATCAAGACTGTCAAGGAGATTGAACCGTCATTAAAGAAACAGCTTATCATCTCCACCATTCTCATGACTGTTGGAATTGCAATTGTTACGTGGACCTGTGTGCCATCATCCTTTACAATCTACAATTTCGGCACCCAAAAAGTTGTGAAGAACTG GCAACTTTTCCTTTGTGTTTCCGTTGGGCTTTGGGCTGGACTCATCATCGGATTTGTTACAGAATATTACACCAGCAATGCATACAG CCCCGTGCAAGATGTTGCCGATTCATGCAGAACCGGTGCTGCCACCAATGTCATTATTGGCCTTGCCTTGGGATATAAATCCGTTATCATCCCCATTTTTGCTATAGCAATTAGCATTTTTGTTAGCTTTACCTTTGCTGCCATGTACGGTATTGCAGTGGCCGCCCTCGGCATGCTGAGCACAATTGCCACTGGTTTGGCCATTGATGCTTATGGTCCTATAAGTGATAATGCTGGAGGTATAGCTGAGATGGCTGGCATGAGCCACAGGATTCGGGAAAGAACAGATGCCCTTGATGCTGCTGGGAACACCACTGCTGCTATTGGGAAG GGATTTGCCATTGGATCTGCTGCTCTTGTTTCATTAGCACTTTTTGGTGCTTTCGTTAGCCGTGCAAACATTTCAACTGTTGATGTTCTAACACCCAAAGTCTTCATTGGTTTAATCGTTGGTGCGATGCTCCCGTACTGGTTTTCTGCCATGACCATGAAGAGTGTCGGTAGCGCTGCTTTGAAAATGGTGGAGGAAGTTCGTAGGCAATTTAACACTATTCCTGGCCTTATGGAAGGCCACGCGAAGCCAGATTATGCCACTTGTGTCAAGATTTCAACAGATGCATCTATTAAGGAGATGATTCCCCCAGGCGCCCTTGTCATGCTAACTCCTCTCATTGTTGGAGTATTTTTCGGCGTCGAGACGCTCTCTGGTGTTCTTGCCGGTTCCCTTGTCTCTGGTGTCCAG ATTGCAATATCGGCCTCCAACACCGGTGGAGCATGGGACAATGCCAAGAAATACATTGAG GCTGGTGCATCCGAGCATGCGAGAACCCTTGGACCAAAAGGATCAGAACCACACAAGGCTGCCGTTATAGGAGATACAATTGGAGACCCTCTAAAGGACACTTCAGGTCCATCGCTCAACATCCTCATCAAACTTATGGCAGTAGAATCGCTTGTGTTTGCTCCTTTCTTCGCCACTCATGGCGGGTTGCTATTTAAGATATTATGA